The Daphnia magna isolate NIES linkage group LG6, ASM2063170v1.1, whole genome shotgun sequence genome segment TCGTCGTCTTCTCCGAATGGATTGGACGCCATAGCTCCAAATCTCAGCCAAGATAGATAAAGAAAATACTTCAAACAGCGTAAAGCCGTTAGGTTGGAATGTGTAAGGAGAATTACACATTTTCATTCACATACCTGAAAGGTGTTGAGCATTGGAAAGTAACCCGTGATAAAAGAGGTGGCAGGATTTTTATCAGCCAGCTGACGGGCCATCAGCGATGCTACGCCGATAGAGTAGACGGTGATGGTCACAACCTTGAATATTACATGTGTTGTGATTAAATTCATCAACATTGACGTCTATTTCCGTACCTGAATCAAAGCAACTGGTATGTTCTTGGAAGAAAACTTTAGAGTATTACAACAGCTTTTTTTGAAGGCCATCAGCGCGTCCACTTGACGATTGCAATCGGCTGGAATCGTGAAAAGACCTTGTCGGCTGCAACGCTTTAGCATAGCCAAGTTCCAGTCCAGCACCGCTAAAGAGAGGTAATGGTCGCTCTCGCTAGAGTGCTTCGACTGCACCTGTTCCAAGTGTATCCGTTCGTGCTCCAGCATAAGCCCtaaaaaaccaaattagcAGGAGGAAATGAATTTTGGAAATGAGTTTAAAAAATGGGAATTTTTTTACCAGCGTTTTGAAGTGACTGTAAATCAGGATAAAGTTTTTTCAAAGGCTGACAGATTAAACGGAATGTAAAAGTCCAGCTCAATAAAATCCATCTAGAGTATTGCTGAATCATCTGCGCTCCCTGTTTTGGTTTAATAATATCGTTATGGCAA includes the following:
- the LOC116924947 gene encoding bestrophin-3 isoform X2, which produces MFDDISPSNSGRASGFGESFKILFRWKHSVYRLLWEPFLIYVISYISLSLLYDYVLSANARVDFEAIAAYCSKYTSSLPIVLLLGFFTSTSMQRWFSVFNTMPGTAKVIAIFVLALKENAADGAQMIQQYSRWILLSWTFTFRLICQPLKKLYPDLQSLQNAGLMLEHERIHLEQVQSKHSSESDHYLSLAVLDWNLAMLKRCSRQGLFTIPADCNRQVDALMAFKKSCCNTLKFSSKNIPVALIQVVTITVYSIGVASLMARQLADKNPATSFITGYFPMLNTFQYFLYLSWLRFGAMASNPFGEDDDDIDITKLLQSHIEDAQRLQALYVTGPADELVTTSIETPSKKWPVLNRLTEQTTTESV